Genomic segment of Panicum virgatum strain AP13 chromosome 2K, P.virgatum_v5, whole genome shotgun sequence:
gttgacgggtgggcccggttTTTCAAGGGCAAAAAAGTCTTTTTATGTCCTGCggtgtgttggagacaaaaaTATAGAATCACAGTGTGCTGTGCACAAATTCGAAGTATGGAGTGTGCGTGGCACAAAATCATCATTTGAGGATGTCCCGCAGACCAATTACCCTAATAAGAAATGCTGCATGAATCATGATGCCAAGAGAGCTGCTTCGGTACTAAGAATTGGAACCAGAGATGGGGCCGAGAACCCTGATGAAAGCattcattcatccaaaataaatggaaaagaaaaacagTTGATTCTCTCAAACTTGCTCTAAAATTTTCTTACCAACTTATGATGATCTATCCAACCGTTGActttaagatgaatgaccatGATACATGTGCATACGTGAAAAATCCCCTCTGAACCGTTGATACACCAGTCATCTCCTTAGCTTCGTTGCTCCACAAGTCTTTCTACATGGTGGGTGTAGTTATGCCTAGATTTCAAAGGTCTCGGCATCTAGACGAAACAGAAAAGCCATGGGGCGAACATTACTTGGAAGACACGGACTAGAGACCAGAGGAGTATGTGTCTTCTTTCGAATTGTTGCAGTGCAGTCGTCGTCACAGTCAAACACGAAACGACCCTGCTAGTTCCGATCCTCTGCATGTGCCAAATCTTGATATGGTAATAATTTGACCACATAATTAATTTTCACCACAACGTTTCCCGGAAGGAAAAAGGTGCGTCGTGATTGTAAAATTATCACGCCGGACCTTCTGATGCCAAATGCTATTCTGCGGCAACTTTATGACCGAAGAAGTAAACGAAGTCTGAAAAGCCATGCCACATGCTGTATGTATGCTTTTGAACTAGAGAGAGTGAGCCTGTCTTCGTCCCCAGCCCGAATGGAACCAATCAAGTGATAGTGACAATTAGAGCTAACTCGTGCGTTTAACCGAAACCGAGTAGCTAGTGAAGGGAATAAAGGGATTACGTGAGACTGCAATATCGCATCTGGAGGTCGAAGGATCGAAGTCCACTgggtatatatatttgaaacaaaaaaaatggttGTGGTTTGCCGGACAATTAACTATTTGCCTTCCACTGTGAATATACCACCTTTTTTCAAGAACTTTGACTATTTACAACCAAGGACTTAtacattctctttttttttgaaaaagaaactATGTCATATATAGGAAGGGCCAGCAAGCAAGTTCAGTACAAGATTAAGATTACATAAAACGGTAGAGACTCGGAGGGTGGTTCGCTAATTTGGCCTCCAAagtgcttgtttttttttgggtgggggGGCAGTCCAAGAACCACTTAGAGACCTCCTTGGACCTTGGCCATGTAACTATGAAAGAAGAGCTCATATTGTGCCTCATGCCCACACTATTTTTTTTTTAGAGTTTTAGAGGGCAAAGCCCTCCCGTCTTACTTAACAAAGACAGAACAACGTTTACAGCATCCAAATGGGAGGTTCCAACACCCATACAAAGCATACTGGTCGCAGCCAGCAAAACCAGGTTAACATATCACTGAGTACAGCAAGAACTAATCCAGAAAAGGTACTAGACAATAGGCATTTCAGGCATGTCGCACCCAGAGAGAGTCTGGAGCAGGAGCAGTTAGGAAGCCCTCCTTGTTGATGTACTCCCGCAGCTCAGTCGTCACCTCCGCCGTGTCCCAGCTCCAGTTGTGTTGGCGCCAGAAATCCACCCAGATTCGCGGCATTCCTTGGCTCAACCAGTAAGTCGTCCAGGCATCGCAGCCATCAACTTTAGCTTTCCTATTAAGCCAGACAGCTCGGCCTTGCTTGTCTCCGGACACAGAATTAGCTAGTTCTGTGCCAAAATCGCCACCTTCATCAACAGGATCCTGATATCCCTCCAAGACATGTTCTGAAAACAAAGTTCATTTCTCAGCTTCCACAAACCCCAAAGAACAGCCGAGGTCAGGATGTTATGCACAATAAACTTTTTCCTACTTAGCCACATATTACCAATGGATTCAAAGTTCATACCGACATTAAACCCAAAGCACTCTGAAATGTAGACCCAAATCTGTTTGGCCACTACACAATCAAAGAAGAGGTGAAAAACAGATTCCTTCTCATTGCAGAAAAGACAGGACTCATCCTCAACTTTTCTTCTTAAACTCAGATTGTCCCTAGTTAGGACCTTGTTCTTGGCTAAGAGCCAAAGAAAGAAATGGACTCTAGGGGGTATTTTCAAAGACCACACTGCTGAGACATGAACTGGAATCACCCCCCTAAAATTAATAATCCTATACAAGGATTGAGAGTTGTAAACTCCATTAGAAGAGAACCGCCAGATTAAGGCATCTTCCTCAAAGGAGAAAGTTATAGTTGAGGCCAATTGTAACACTATTTGATCTTGCATCTGAGGCTTTTGCTAATTAACCAACTCGTGTTACCACCGTACCCCTCATCCATCATAGGATGACTCCTCGTTGCCTAACTGGATTTAAGGCTGGACATAGCCATACCAATCGTTTTTGGTATGCTGTCAATGGCATCTAGGTTCCAGGGAATCACCGTACCATGCCTCACCACACCAGACACCAGGTCATAGCCGTCCTTGTTATATCTGCATGCATGACTGAGAGAGAATAACCTTAGTctacaataataaaaaaaaacactccTTTGTTTTTGAGGGATCCCCACCAATTtcatttcatggagcttcttgcAAGCTCAGTAAAACATTCAGGTTAGTGAAAGCTCTTTCAAATGCAAAACTCAAAAAGTTTTTCAGATGTTCGGTATTTAGTAGTGCGTTAATTATTGGTACGCTTGGAAAATACAAATAATTGCCCTAGAGACCTCAGTCAAAGTCAGTCAAACCCGTTCTACACGCTTATATCCACACCACACCGCGAACGGCCGGCAACCCAAAAGGCCAAAACGAGTCGATAGAACGCGCGCACCGAACGTCCGAACCGTGGCCCCCCTCGGCTTCCTTTCCTACTCCCGCATCAGACACTTTCCACACCACACcatcacgcgcgcgcgcgcacctaTATATCCAGCCGCGCGCTGCTTCGCTCCGATTCGAAGCAGACACGGCCCTCGCACGCACCCCAGGTCGATCGCCGGAACCGACGCGACGCTCGATAGCCGATACGGCGGCCGCGATCGGCGATCCTAACCACCCACCCACGAGCTGATCGGAAAACCTCCTTGCTGTGAGTTAGTACTGCCACCAATCGACAATGAAGCTCTTCATGTGCTtcggcggtgcggcggccgtggccgacgacgaagcggcggcgggagctgcGGCTCGCCGCCGGGACCAGCGAGGCCGCCGGAGCCTGTCGTTCCGGGGGAAGTTCTTGTCTGGTAGCAAGGGAAGCAAGAAGAAGTCACCGCCGGGCGAGTCCAAGAAGCGCGGGATGGACGCGGACGACGACGTCGTGTTCGGCCCGTCCACGGCGTCGTCGGTGGCGTCCTCGGCGCTGCTGAGCTCCGCGGCGTCGTTGGACTCGGgctactcctcctcctcctctcgttCCTCCACCGCCTCGTCCTCGGCGTCCGTCTCGGGGGTGCTTTTCCCGCCGGCGGTGGTGAAGCGTCGGCAGCAGGCGAAGAAGGGTTCGtccccggcggcgggcgcggcggccgtggtCCTGTGCCTGCTGATGGTGGTGTTCTGCGGCCGGGTCGGGGCCACGCTGCTCACGTCCACGGCGCTCTACCTTTTCCCGCGGCGATGGCCCGCGAGGCCGACGCatgggaggaaggagaaggacggCGTCAACTCGCTGGAGTccgacgccgaggaggagaCTATGGCGAGGAGGAAGGTGGTTACGGATCAGGGGCTCTTGATGAGGAACCGCAAGAAGTGATGAACTGATGATACcgtagtttctttttttttctacttcCTTTTTGTTCGGATGAGAAGGAAGGGTTTTGCACTAACTAATTGTTTTTATCCAAGAGTTTACTATGTATGTAATTATATCATCTGCGGACATAATGTATAGCCAAACTTACACAAAGATAGTTTGTACCAGTGTGATATTTCTGTAACAAAACCGATGTTGAAAGGTAAAAAAAGCTGAAACTTGTGTTAACTTTGCTTCCATCCAGTTACTGCAATGGAACTTTCAGAAAAGACAGTGAGGTTCAAAAAGCAAAGTGCGTTGGCAGAATTGTGGGCGCCAACAAATTCCCCAATGCATTACCTGTCGCTCCGGCATCGAAACTATATATGGTGGAAATGAAACTTTGGCAGGGCTTGCACTTATGAAAGTATATCTGCACTCGAGAACGTGCTACTTTTGAGGAACTCATGAATGATTGGTGCTTTGCATTCCTCTTTTCCTCTCGTGCTCCTCTTTTCCTCGTGCTTCTTCTTTATGCCCCACATGTGGAAGTGTGGTTCTAGTTAAGAAGCAGAGGAAAAACACTGGATTTTGGTAGGAAGTCCATCTAGGCATATCAAGCACCCTCAATAAATCAGCTATTGGAACACCCTTTAACTTTGTGATCCCACAATAGTCACCGTAACTAACCAGTTTACTGCAAGGTGAATAGACACGTCACTTAATAGTTGAgatttcctcttaatgaaatagtgctcaggcacgttcgcgaaaaaaatatattagttGAGATTTGAGAATAACAGCCTACGTCTTGAATATCTTGGAAACATGCATGTAATGTGTCCTTTTAAGTCTCCTGATAATCCAGCGATTGAAGCTGAAAAATGTAATAATTAAAGGCTGCGTACGCTAAACTGTAGAGGGCAGAatattccattatctaaaaaagtgCCTGTAATGTGCCAAATAATACTATTGTTCACTGAAAAGATTATAGTCACGGCGTGGTGTCGAACCATTGGTTCGTAGTTAAAGTGAAAGGGCCGCTTGATAAAAGCACTGCTCATTTTTAACTAAAACCAGGTCCTGATGTTGATGGGGGTGATAATCATAGTCCACTGTCCTGTATACTGATGTGATGTACAGTAACCGGCTTCCCGTGATCATCATCATTTGTCCTTTTCACTTGTGTCCTGGGTTTCAGCTCATAGAGATGCATTTCACTCATATTCATGCATTATTGACCATTTGCCAGAATTTGCTAGCCATCCTGATCCAATAGAGTCGTCTGACAGATTGGCACAGAACATGTCCAAATTAAAGATGTCAATGtgagctgctgctggaggaaaGTGTTGGAAGCGTACACGAACAATATGCTGTATGCATGATGGTATGCCTAATTGCCTATGCCATGAGTCCATGAGATTCAGACGATCAGACAGACAGTACGTGAGcccatcgccatcgccatcgccatcgccatcgccatctcCATCCAGTGCACCCTGCACACTTGCAAAAGGCTCTTTAGAGGCTCGTTAGTAGTGATGCCAAGACGCCTATGCGCCGCAGCTTCTAACAATCAAACAATGCATAGCTTCGTTACTAAGGAACGGAACCAGAGACCGGAGCTGGGGCCGATCTTGGCAAAACCCTAAAAGCCTTCATCCTTTAAAAATTGTAAAAGCCATGGTCCTCTCCTCTCTTGGGATATATATAACTATAGTCAAGATGCATGGCTTTTCTCCTTTCTGCTACTAGCATCCATGATCCATCATCCACTTCTCCTGTGCTTCTGCTTTACCTGATTTGGCTATGTAGCAGAACTATAGCGAGAAGAAGAAGCTTGGTTTGCAGATGGAGGAGAGAAAAAAACTAGGagacgtttttttttttttttgcttcatatGCTCTCGATTCTCCTGCACTATAGCAAAGAGCTGATTTAGGAGGAGCCCTGCTGAATGGGTCATGAGATTGATTATTATATTGAGCGCCGAAGGATTAAAAAAAATCTGGAATATGCCTAAgcattgattgattgattattATAGCTTATAGTATGGGGCTCGTGGAGTGCATGCATGCACACGCGGGACGCGCTAAACGCGTGGCTTATGAACACATGAtcgctttttttgttttttatttgagAGATTCATAGAGCATGACCTTCACATGCATTTATGCTCAAAGTCAACATGTACCTGAAGTTTACAGGGTCTCTTTGCATCAGAATATATAAGGTTACAATATTCTTAAGCATGAAGCATCAGGTTATCTTTTGGTTCATCTACTAGCCCAACCGGTCCTCTACTGTCTGCAACATTGCAACCTACTAGTCTTAGTCCTGTCTCATTGTCTtaaacaaattgcacacattTATTCCAGCTAACAAAAAAAGGATCCATCAATTAGCACTGTAAGTATCTCTAGTAAACTTTTCTTGATCTCTTGAACTTTGCAAGGTAATTAACAGTTTCACAATATATTAGGAGTAGCACTAACGACTACTCCGTATTCCTATATATCTACTGCTGTCAGTCAAGTAAAGCGAAATAAAGCCAgaatggaaaaaaaaaggctGACCATGACACAGGACAAAGTAGGCATGATGATTGATCCAGAGACGAAACAATAAAATTCAAGAAAGCACCACCCATAATTGAACTTACTAAAGATGTCAAACCGTGGCACACGCACACGCATTCGTTCTAGCGCGAGCCGCTAGTGGTACGGTTAGCAAAAGGTGAAGCACACCCCGGAGACCAGAGCCACCACACTGAGCTGCCCACCTGGCCACCTTCGTTATCCCTCAGATACCAGAATTAAGAACTCAAAAGGGGCCATCCCACATGAAGAAAAGAAAGGGACAGAAAGAGACACTCTGCATTAGACATGACCCATCATGAGGCAGCAGCCAGCAGACCTGCATCATTGCAACTTTGCAATGCTTTAGTAGGCTCAATAACCCCTTTCAATAATTGTACTTACGCTAGCTTCTGCTTATCCTGACAAGAACAAAGCCACAGGTTTCTGAGATCTCCAGCACATGCATGCCTTCTCATTGGGAATCAACTCTCACATAGCTTCTTGTGCGGGTGTTAAGTTCATAAGTGCTAACCCTGTAATATTTTTTACACAGGCAATACTTGTTGCAATATCTTGAGATAAACTGGTGATGGATAATTACATTTCTTAAGGAAAACGAAAGGAAAATAATGGTGCTAATCAAGCTCCTGGAATCAAGTTTGACAAGGGACAGCATCAAAAAGAAGGAACAAAAAAAGTCGGTGAAGAGAACCTTCCCATTTCATTCATGTCTACGTACCAGAAATTTACAGTTGGATGCAGGCAAAAGCCCTGAGCACGTGTGACATTATGCAGATCCGGTCTTGGACCTAAATAAACCGATTGCACAATAAAAACTATAACTGAATTTTACAACAACAGGCCTATTGTGCCCAACACCCATGCATGATTGCTGACTTGCTGCAAAGTCCATCATGTAACTGGATTGAAGAACACAATAAGAAGGCGCAGAAGTGCAGTACAGATGATTTTCTCGCAGGACAGTCCAAGCCCTTCTTGGAAATTAGAATGCACAGAGGTCGTGGTGATACAGAGTACCAATTGTATTATTCCCTATACCTGCTCCAGTTGGTCTGGTGGGACGAGCGGCTCGTGCTCATCAGCTGCATTTGATGTTCTGTCCATGCCACACAACCCTGGGGACTTTATAGGCACAAGCGAGGCCTTCTTCAGGGCAGCGAAAGCCTTGTTTCCTTCACCATTGCTCCCTAAACAAATGGTATCACCTCGTCCATGCCAGACACCACACTGGACATTATTCATCTCCAAAGTTCTACCCTCCTGAATACAGAAGATAGTACAGGTCAGTTTACAATTGCCAAAAATAGGAAGAGAGTAAAAATTGCGTATGCAGATATAACCTGGCACAGGGTACAGCAAGGACATATGAGATGGAGAACACAATCATCCAGACTGCTCTCGGTACCCTGTAAGCGCAAAAGAGGGTGGATGGTCAGCTTCATCAGAATGAAGACTTCCAATAAATGCAATGAATGACTTCTccctaaattttattttttgcaATTCTGGAATTAAAATACACGTACTAATGTTATGAAGATGTTGACAACATATTTATGTCGATAGATGTGACCTTGATTATACTTAACCATCAATATACCTCCAAGTTTCATTTACTTTCATTTAATTTTGGTGTTGCGATTTCAATAGAGTCCAAGGACATCAAGGATGGTGTAATTTTAGAAAAGACAAAGCACTGTAACTGTAAGAAACTGCAATAAGTGCTATGTCTTGGCTCTAGCAGAAAACAGTAAACTTTCTGAATACTTATATTTGGAAACGGCTATCCCAAGAAATACTTACCCGAATGTTGAATTGCTTCCTGATTCTTCTCCGGAAGTAACCAGTATAGATTGCTATGAAGAGGACAGAGCCGAGTcccatatataaatatatatgatgCCTTGTTACTGAAAAGGCAATTAGGCTCACCAGAACAGCCACTAACAAAATGAAGTAAACCATTCCCTGAAAGAAATTCCATCTAGCATAAGCAGGGTGAATaagaataaaatattaaaaCTAACTACATAAAAGGGAGCTACACTCAAGGAAACTTAATACGTGGAAAACTCAAAATCAATAACAATGGGATTGTCACACAGTACTACAAAACGAATGTCTATAACAGACAGAGGATTGAGCCATCCAATTTGAAATAACAACTGTCATCTGTGCCCTTAATATATGCAGCAGGAGATATGTCAAAGAAAGTTATAGTCTCCTTTcatcactctttttttttttggagggaATTCATCACTCTGCTAAGGATAACGAACAGACCACATAATTGAATATAATAAACACACATACTGGATGCTGGATGAGAGAAGGAATTCCAAGAAATTTTTGCAAATGAAGCACTGACTGAGCTAAATATATAACCAAGTTGGTATTTCAAGACTGACAAGGTGGTTAAGATGAGTAAAATATACTGGTTCAGATCTGTCCAGCAAGTCCAACGTCCAGTCCGGTCCCCTCCAGCATAGAATATTTGAGTACTATTATGG
This window contains:
- the LOC120691065 gene encoding uncharacterized protein LOC120691065, with amino-acid sequence MKLFMCFGGAAAVADDEAAAGAAARRRDQRGRRSLSFRGKFLSGSKGSKKKSPPGESKKRGMDADDDVVFGPSTASSVASSALLSSAASLDSGYSSSSSRSSTASSSASVSGVLFPPAVVKRRQQAKKGSSPAAGAAAVVLCLLMVVFCGRVGATLLTSTALYLFPRRWPARPTHGRKEKDGVNSLESDAEEETMARRKVVTDQGLLMRNRKK
- the LOC120691056 gene encoding uncharacterized protein LOC120691056 translates to MAPEAARSSSGSPAAEEEGERRRGESESESEGEEAGVAAVLDFDMLCASVALSAERRKGAAAAAPAGDCGGGGGVQRMWEGDVVLDCLEDRRIALKAACCPCYQFGKNMRRANLGSCFLQGMVYFILLVAVLVSLIAFSVTRHHIYLYMGLGSVLFIAIYTGYFRRRIRKQFNIRGTESSLDDCVLHLICPCCTLCQEGRTLEMNNVQCGVWHGRGDTICLGSNGEGNKAFAALKKASLVPIKSPGLCGMDRTSNAADEHEPLVPPDQLEQV